DNA sequence from the Melospiza georgiana isolate bMelGeo1 chromosome 7, bMelGeo1.pri, whole genome shotgun sequence genome:
AGCTGAGCAggcactgcacacacacattccACCCTGCAGTTACCTAAACCCCTGTGCTGGGTAACCCTGGAGAAACCAGTTCCTGTGCGCTCTTTGCAGCATGGGAGGGACCCCCTCAGAGattcctggagcccctggaacAGAGGCTTGGCAGCTTGCCTTGctgggcagccaggcaggctgctcctcaccctgtgTTTGTCCATGAGGGGCACAGGCTGATCAGGTTATAAAGACACACATGCCTGGCACCCTGCCACCCAGGTGGGGTTGCACGTGGCCCATGGCATGCCAAGTGAATGCCTTGCATGCCACCAAGCCAACAGTGTCAGCGCTGTCCAGGgcttctgtgtgccaggctctgcagcgGGGACTGCAGTGACATGGCTGGAGTGAAAAGAATACAGGGTCCCCTCGAGAAAGTCAGAGCACATCAGCACAGTGTTAGGGCAGCTAACCTCAGCTACCTCAGGCATGAGGCACGAGTGGAAGCATCACGGACTGCAAACATCCCAGGTCAGGTGGTGGCAGGACACAAACGGGCACCCCAAGCAATGACTGCTGTGGGTGATGGGAGGAGAGCACTCACAcactggaagcagcagagcagggcaggagagcacTCGCCCTCATCCACACACATCTCCAGGCTTGACAGccacagagaaaaacagaggGTAGATAAAAAATGAGCTGGACTTCACCACAGGTCCCAGCAGGGCTAGGTGCTGGCAGGAGTGTGACTGACTGCGACTCACAGCTGGGGCAAGGCAGCTCTCTGGCTAATCCCACTCCAGTACAGTGGTCAGCGCTTCTCAGCCCTCCCCAGCAAGCTCTGTGGCATACGGCTTTAAATAGCTTTATTATGGAAGCTCTGTGCCACGGGGACCATGGGGGTGCCAGGCAGCCCCGTGCTGCCCTCTGGGGAAGCCAGGACTCCTCAGAGCGCAGAGCTGAGCTCACCCACGCTGACCCTGCCCCCGGCTCCACCTGTCTCTGTCCCGGGGGGGCCCTGTGAGCCTGGAGGTGGCCTCCCAAATTGTCCTCGCCTGACCCCAGGCCGTCAGATGCAGAGGCTGAGCTCCTGGCGGACGGAGCACTTGCGGCACTGCACCACGCAGCACCAGTGGAAGCGGCAGAGGCAGttctcctccagcaccaccGTCTCGTCCCGGTGCCCTCTCCCGCAGCACAGCAGGTCGCAGCCGCTCGTGTCCATGGCCGTGCTGTTGCAGACGCGGCCCCTGGTGCCCAGCGAGCCCGTCTTACGGTTAGCCGAGCAGAAATCAGGCGAGTCGGCCGAGTAGATGAGGTCCTGTTTATCGGGAGGCTTGATGTTGTCGCCCACAGGGATGAGGGTTTTGCCGTCGTTGCCTCCCATCACCTTGAAGGCCCCGTTGAAGCGCTCGAGCAGGCGGTCGCCCACCTCGCGGAAATGGGGCATCTTCCTCCAGCAGGTCCGCAGCGTGCAGGAGCCCGAGAGCCCGTGGCATTTGCACTCTGTCCTCATGTAGCTGCGCACCGCCTGAGGGAGAGACAGCCATGCTCAGCCCTCGaggccctgcccagcacctccagccaAAACCCTGCCCCATGGTGCTGCCCTGGCCTGGGAGAGGggtggggatggagagaggCTTTCCAAAGCACCTGCAAAGGATTCCCAAAAGATATTGGGTAATATTTCAGTCAAAGCTGGCGCAGGTACACGGCTCGGGGACACTGGAGGtggagggctgggcaggggcacaaGGGCTGCGGGGGACAGGGAGTGCAGGGGCCTTACCAAGCGCCCGGCTTCGTTGTTGTGCAGGTCGATAAGAGCTCGGATGTcatttttgcctttcttgttCTTGGCATCCATGAACTGCTGGGATTTCTCGTAGCCAAACTGCACATCATCCCCGCAGCCGCCCCACTCCCAGGCGGTGCCCTctgtgcccggccccgccgtgGGCGAGGGGGGCGCCCGGCTCCGCGTCAGCTCGcagccacactgcagcagctcgCCCATGCTGCAGGCCTGCGTGATGGCGTGGCTCACTCCCGCCGCCGTGATGGCGTACACGAAGGCTGTCTCACGGATATCTGCAGGAGAACAGGAGAAcagacagggctgggatgtggggTCAGCCTCAGCAAGCAAAGCACCACCCCTGGCTTATATCCCAGTGGCTTCCCCATTCTCCCTCTTCACATGTGCTTGGTGCTGTTCTCTGGGCAATGCACCCACCCTGGAACgggctgcctggagcaggagatgcCTCCTGCAAGCAGATTTGAAGGTTCTGGGGGATGGTCAGGCCCTGCCAGTGTTCCTGCACTCAGCTGTGGAGAGGCAACAAATCTCCCACCTCCCCTGAAAGTCTGGGTGCTACCCCGTAGGAAAGAGGGAAGCTCAGAGAGCAGAGGGTGGTCCCAGATGAGCAGGCGGTACCCACAGCTTCCTCACACTACCCTGCAATTTCCCTCCAAGCAGTAAAAATCCCAACCCAGCTCCAAACTGGCACCTGGAAGGGCACACTGCGAGGGATACCGAGGGTGCCACTCACCCTCTGCAGGGCGGCAGTGATGaagctgtgctgcctgctctCCCCCCACCACCCTCTTTGCCATGGGGAGCTGCCCGCCCCCCTCTCTGCACCGGCACAGCCTCCACCCTGCAGGATTATTTATTATTAGTATTTGCTCCTGTCTCTCTCTGCTCCGGGACACGAATTCCAAGCATCTTTCCCCTGCCCGGACCTGCCGCTCGCAGCCGCAGCCAGCGGGGGATTCTGGCGGCAGGGGTGCGGCGCCCTGCTCGGGGGGCTCTGCGCCCCCTGCGCCGTGCCAGCCCCGCTCCTGCCCGCCCggatgccagggcagggctggcccaggggctGGCCTGCAGGGGattcctgggcagggaggggaaggggggtTTCGGGGGTGTCCCATCCCTCCATCTTCTGAcgtggggaggctgcaggaagaGGGATAGCAGGGCACCAGTTCCATGAGCGGCTCCTCCAAAAGCCCGCGCAGCACCTGCATCCCTCTggtgtgagcaggagctgggcagagcgGTGCCTTTCTGGCATTGCTACCAAGGGGGTACCACCCCCTCCCCGGGCCCACCCGACCACCCGCCTGCtcccacctggggctggcagaaccctcagcagaCAGCCCGAAGCTGGCAGAGGTCCCCATGCCACCCTGCCAGCCGGGCCCTGGGGGGATGCCGCTCCTCTGGCAGTTCCTCCAGACACGTGGCTGCCCCCaagccagcctgccctggcatgccacacctggcacaggtggCAGCAAGGGAAGAGGGGACAGCCATGACTGTGCCAGGGAGGCCATGGCCAGAAATGAGAGGTTTGCAGCATCCTTGGATAGAAAAGGATATTGGATGGAAGGTGTTTATCTGATGGAgctgggaaccccaaaaatgcTGAGATACTTggtgcagtccctgcaggttTACAGGGAGGTTGGTGCCTGCTGGCACCTCTGAGGGCTTCTGATACCCATCTTGTTGCTCTGGGGAACTCCACACCTCCAGCTTCCTCAGAGTGCCAGGGACAAACTCACCACTGTCCCTATGACATTGCTtatctccagcagcccagcatcGAGGCTGGACCAACCACCACCATCGTGGTGGCTCCTTCAGCATCCCCATGCCTGATGTGCCTGTGCCTCCTCCAGCACGAGCTGTTCCTGGGTACCCAGCAGCTCATCTGCCAGTGCCTTTCACTCCCCACCTGGTCTGGCCCTGCGTTCTGGCACCATCCCACTGCCAGAGCAgatccctgcctggcacaggtcCCACCTGCCTCACTGCCCGTGTATGGTGACAATAGGTGACTCCAGAGGCAGGAGAGTCCCCCATGTGCCCTCTCTGCCTCTTGGCTGAATACACCTCCCTGTGTTGGGGGGAACCCACATCTGCAAATCAGCTTTTTAATGAGTCTATTCCTCTCCCATGTGCCAGTGTGTCCTGTGAGGCTTCAGCTCTGACCCCCACCAGTATCAGCAGTCAGTTGGGTGCCCAAGGCACCCCGCCCTCTCCAATCCCCCCAGGTTTGCCACCTTCATACCCCTGCATGGCCCATGGACATATCCACCTTGCCTTGGGCTGGCCAAGCACCAACAGATGTGATGGCTGAGGAGACCGGGGCTTGCTCCAGCATCTTCATCTGCCATAGCACAGGGACCAACATGGGAAGAGGGGCAGGGCTAAACTCACTTCCCATTAAGTGATCCAACCAGCCCAAGGTGTTTCAAGCAACCCCTCTTGCTTGGAACACCATCCACTCCCAGCTACTCTCCCTGAGGAGCATGGCAGGGATTTCCCATCCCTCACACACTCACGggtgccctcctgctctgcccctgctctgattttgctgcagctgggcctggcttggaTTGCTGTACCCACTGCCTGAGACCTGCACAAGCCTTCCTGCCacccagccctgttcctcagGGTGACACCAGGATGCCCatccagggacagggacagggacaggagacaAACACTCCTCTGCTCCCTGAAAGGCCAGGAGGAGGGATGTGAAGGGCACCCACGTGTGAGGGGCAGCTCCCAAGGGCTGCACACTGCCTCCCAGCCAGGCCCCTTCCCACAGCACACCCTGGGGTCCCGGGGGAGCAGTAAATCACTGCCAGACGAGGGTGCATTCTTGGGCTTCATGAAGCCCCGCGCTGTCTGGGAGCATTGGTAATTGCTTCATTACAACACAGGGAGACATGTCCTGGCAGTAAAACCTCGGCGTGACTGCACCGGGGAGCACTGAGCAaccccctgcacacacacacacacacacacacacacacacacagagctttgCACGCCAAGATTCCTCCAGGAGCCCCGGGGAGGTGCTTCCCCAGGCTGGGGTCCTTCTGGGAAATGGGAAGGCGAGGAAGGGCTGGCCTTACCCTGCTGCAGGATCTTGCCGAAGTACTTGCTGTGGCTGGTGCAGTTCCAGCGGCGGAAGCGGAATTGGTACTGGCACTCCCGGACGCCCAGCTTGGTGCCCTTGGCCACCTCCTGCACGATCTCTGgctccagctggcacagctctgcctgcttccCCGCCAGCCGCTTCGTCTTGCGGCAGATGCTGTTGGGGTCCATGACCAGGGGGCTCCCCActgccctgcaggaggggacagcgagCAGAGCAAAACCAGCACCCAAGCCCAGCAGAGACCAGGGTGTGGGTGGGACACGAGCAGCCCtacccccagggatggagcaaggctgcggggcagtgccagctccatgcTGAGCCCGGGTGACAAGGGGACAGAGACATATGCAGTGGGGGTAGGACAATAGGGATGGGTGGCTCACCCAGGCAATACCTTGCCCTGTCCATCCATTGGGGAATTGGGTGGATCTCCTACTGTGGGACAGTGGTATGCTGGCACATACCACTCTACACTCTACATCCTTGGGGACATTCATGGTGGTGTCCCCAAGGGAGATGGCAGAAATATTGTGCTACTCAGCACCTGTTCCTTGGGGCTGGCACTGACctgacccagccctggcatTGCCATGTGACTGATGCCCGATGCAGCTGCGTCTCCCAGAGCTGTGGACACAACAAGGAGCCCAGCCAGCAATCTTGGTGTGTCTCCCCCTCTCCACGGGTTCTCGCTGCTTCACCCCGTGGGAGACTAGAAGAGTGACCTTGCTTCTGATAAAGGCCCTCGGCTGCTGGCCAGGATCCTGTAGTCACCTCCCAAACCCAGGCCCTGATTCCAGGGAACGGAGCTGCAGGCGGCTGCGGGAGTGCAAGGGAGGGATGCAGGTGGCATTGCCAGCTTTGCCAATGCCAGCGAGGGAGGGCAAGTCTTGGCTGGGCCCACGTCAGAGGCAGCTCCTCCttgccagcacagctggtgtGAGGTGCCTGACTCCCTGGCCCCGAAGGCAAAGTCTGagctcagtgctgtgctccccGGTGTGCCATGGGCTACAGAAACTCCTGTACTTTCCCCACACATTTTGCCTGGAGTGCCCTCCGTGgtgcagctgcacagcctcCAGCGCCCTGCCTTGTGCTGGCACGGGCcgtgctccagctctgccacgGGCAGCTCCGGAGCCATGGGCCACACCAATTCAGCACAGCCTAAACTCAGCCCACCCCCGCCTCCAGCGCGGCTCCTGTGGGCTCATCATCCCGCTCAACAACATGATTTTCACGGCCATGGATGCCCACAGAAGCTCAGGGCTGGACCCAGCAGACCCCAGGATCAGGATATGCCTGATGATTGGGAGGGTTACAATCCCTGGGATTCCCTGGGGAGCAGTGCTTGGGCGGCCTGTGCTGCCTTCAGCCCCACTCACTGGAGAGCATTAGCTGCACAGCTTCCAAACCCAGAGCTTTATAGTCTGGCCAAGCCCCAGGGGCTCAAAAATCACAAGCTGACTCTTAGTGTTTAACTGTGTTCTGGGTTTCCTCTTCACTCTCATGCAGCTGGGGGGCTGTGTTTGGGACACCAGGCTGCAGTTCTCTGCTTGCAATCCTGTCCCCAGTGCAAACCCCCTCCAAGCCCCTTGTTTGAAGCTCAAAGCCCTGCCAGGATCCCCCTGATTCATGTCAGCTCCCCAGCTGCCTGGATCTCCTGCCTACCAGACCCCAGCTGGCTTGGAGAGGATGTGCCCTCTcacacagcctggaaaaggagcCCTTATGCTTTGGCTGGAGGTTTAAAGGTTAAACAGCTCAACAAACAGCCTGGAAAGGGAACTTCcagcagggaaactgaggcaagcCCACACTCCTGCCAGGGAGAACTCATCTCCCTTTGCTCCTGGCAGCTCAGTTTCCCTTTGCTGCATGATTCACATGGACCTCTGCAAAGAGACGGGGCAGCTGGGGAATCATCACAGAGATTGCCTGGCACAGGTCCTCCATagatggggacactgaggcCCACGTGGAAGGCGACCAGAAAATCTGTCCAGACCCATCCCATGATGACCACAGAGGGATCCAAGCCTCCATGTTGGTCCCCAGGCTTGCTGTCCTTTGTGGCCACAGCAGGATGGCGGAGGTTTGGCTGCCCCCGTCGGTGGAGTGGGGGAGAGGGGGAGCCGGGATGGGACTTTCATTAAGAGACGACTCTTTGTACTCATATAAAAACGATGCTCCAGCCCCCGGGGCCGCCAGATCAAATGCTGAACTGTGGCTCACCCCGGCCCGCTGGATCAGGCCAGGAAGGAGAGCTGAGCCCCGCGGGTCTGGGGGCGATGGGCGCCTCACCGGGGGTCCCCACCCATGGTCCAGGCGGCGGCGAGGCTGgcgggagagcagcagctctgtccctgccggccaggctggggtgggCTGCTAAGTCCAGAGCGATATTAATTTCCGCTGGGCTCCGCTTTCTGGCACGGCGAGGCTGCCGGGAGCCC
Encoded proteins:
- the WNT6 gene encoding protein Wnt-6, translated to MLPSSRTQLGLFFILLCPANIIGLWWAVGSPLVMDPNSICRKTKRLAGKQAELCQLEPEIVQEVAKGTKLGVRECQYQFRFRRWNCTSHSKYFGKILQQDIRETAFVYAITAAGVSHAITQACSMGELLQCGCELTRSRAPPSPTAGPGTEGTAWEWGGCGDDVQFGYEKSQQFMDAKNKKGKNDIRALIDLHNNEAGRLAVRSYMRTECKCHGLSGSCTLRTCWRKMPHFREVGDRLLERFNGAFKVMGGNDGKTLIPVGDNIKPPDKQDLIYSADSPDFCSANRKTGSLGTRGRVCNSTAMDTSGCDLLCCGRGHRDETVVLEENCLCRFHWCCVVQCRKCSVRQELSLCI